In Apus apus isolate bApuApu2 chromosome 5, bApuApu2.pri.cur, whole genome shotgun sequence, the following are encoded in one genomic region:
- the LOC127385112 gene encoding ferritin light chain-like — MAEPRSKRPRVTLPACPAHRPLPGSRVRQGFPPAVEEGLCGVTGALLELAYSLQALGEYFDQSHVALPNVSKFFLHQALEERKAAEALMKYQQERGGHYCSKTIQKPNCDYAVGLMKALELAMVQWKTMIRYFEELYALSIENADPHSASTIKKQFIGPKIQKIKLMGDLLTNARRLDCSQDGRNSLGDYFMDRLQKEFRTGIEPESSQHCSPCLPLQQCTGAAEGMKRPQRESFQHRNGIGPIYATIHCTTTLPHCHDGTGAKVKQGREGL, encoded by the exons ATGGCCGAGCCGCGCTCCAAGCGGCCCCGCGTCACCCTGCCCGCCTGCCCCGCGCACCGCCCGCTGCCCGGCAGCCGCGTCCGGCAGGGCTTCCCGCCCGCCGTGGAGGAGGGCCTGTGCGGGGTCACCGGCGCCCTGCTGGAGCTCGCCTACAGCCTGCAGGCGCTG GGTGAATATTTTGACCAGTCGCATGTTGCTCTACCAAATGTTTCAAAGTTCTTCTTGCATCAAGctctggaagagagaaaagccGCAGAGGCTTTGATGAAGTATCAGCAAGAAAGAGGAGGCCATTACTGTTCTAAAACTATCCAG AAACCAAACTGTGACTATGCGGTCGGTCTGATGAAAGCCCTGGAATTAGCAATGGTACAGTGGAAAACTATGATACGATATTTTGAAGAGCTTTATGCCCTGAGTATTGAAAATGCAGACCCTCATAGCGCAAGCACTATCAAGAAACAATTTATCGGGCCCAAAATCCAGAAGATCAAGCTGATGGGAGATCTACTGACCAACGCTCGCAGGCTTGACTGTTCCCAAGATGGCAGAAACAGTCTTGGGGATTACTTTATGGACCGGTTGCAGAAAGAGTTCAGAACAGGAATAGAGCCAGAGTCTAGTCAGcactgcagcccctgcctgcctctccagcagtgtacaggagctgcagagggtATGAAGCGACCCCAGAGAGAATCTTTCCAGCACAGAAATGGCATAGGGCCAATCTATGCAACCATACACTGCACCACCACACTGCCACACTGCCACGACGGGACAGGAGCAAAAGtgaagcagggcagggagggactttaa
- the MYOD1 gene encoding myoblast determination protein 1: MDLLGPMEMTEGSLCSFAAADDFYDDPCFNTSDMHFFEDLDPRLVHVGGLLKPEEHPHHHGHHHGHPHEEEHVRAPSGHHQAGRCLLWACKACKRKTTNADRRKAATMRERRRLSKVNEAFETLKRCTSTNPNQRLPKVEILRNAIRYIESLQALLREQEDAYYPVLEHYSGESDASSPRSNCSDGMMEYSGPPCSSRRRNSYDSSYYTESPNDPKHGKSSVVSSLDCLSSIVERISTDNSTCPILPPVETVTEGSPCSSPEGASLNDSGAQIPSPTNCTPLPQDNSSSNPIYQVL; encoded by the exons aTGGACTTACTGGGCCCCATGGAGATGACAGAgggctccctctgctccttcgCGGCCGCTGATGACTTCTATGATGACCCATGCTTCAACACATCGGACATGCACTTCTTTGAGGATCTGGACCCCCGGCTGGTGCACGTGGGGGGGCTGCTAAAGCCTGAGGAGCACCCACACCACCACGGGCACCACCACGGGCACCCACACGAGGAAGAGCACGTCCGGGCACCCAGCGGGCACCACCAGGCCGGCCGCTGCCTCCTGTGGGCCTGCAAGGCTTGCAAGAGGAAGACCACCAATGCTGACCGCCGTAAGGCTGCCACCATGAGGGAGCGGCGGCGGCTCAGCAAGGTCAACGAGGCCTTTGAGACCCTGAAGCGCTGCACCTCCACCAACCCCAACCAGCGCCTGCCCAAGGTGGAGATCCTGCGCAACGCCATCCGCTACATCGAGAgcctgcaggcactgctgcGGGAGCAGGAGGATGCGTACTACCCGGTGCTGGAGCACTACAGCGGGGAATCAGATGCCTCCAGCCCCCGCTCCAACTGCTCCGATGGCATG ATGGAGTACAGCGGGCCTCCGTGCAGCTCTCGCAGAAGAAACAGCTATGACAGCAGCTACTACACAGAGTCACCAAATG atccAAAGCATGGAAAGAGTTCAGTTGTTTCCAGCCTCGATTGCCTGTCAAGCATTGTAGAGAGGATTTCCACAGATAACTCCACATGTCCTATACTGCCTCCAGTGGAAACTGTTACTGAAGGGAGTCCCTGTTCCTCCCCAGAAGGAGCAAGCCTGAATGATAGTGGAGCCCAAATTCCTTCCCCCACCAACTGCACCCCACTTCCCCAGgataacagcagcagcaaccctATCTACCAAGTGCTATAA